The following coding sequences lie in one Benincasa hispida cultivar B227 chromosome 6, ASM972705v1, whole genome shotgun sequence genomic window:
- the LOC120079085 gene encoding pentatricopeptide repeat-containing protein At5g15300, which yields KPKSKSSCLSDRQMTNDSSFNRFQRSSLWQKCTSFRTLKQFHAFLIVNGLNSSTSALRELIFVSAIAVSGTINYAHQLFAQITEPDIFLWNTMIRGSAQSLKPATAVSLYTQMENRGVRPDKFTFSFVLKACTKLSWVKLGFGIHGKVLKFGFQSNKFVRNTLICFHANCGDLATARLLFDASAKRDVVPWSALTTGYARRGELDAARQLFDEMPMKDLVSWNVMITAYAKLGEVEKAKELFDEAPKKDVVTWNAMIAGYVLSKLNKQALEMFDAMRDMGQRPDDVTMLSILSASADLGDLEIGKKIHRTIFNMCCGDLSVLLGNALIDMYAKCGSIENALEVFQGMRNKDTTSWNSIIGGLAFHGHAEESINLFQEMLRLKMRPNEITFVGVLVACSHAGKVQEGRMYFNLMKKTYKIEANIKHYGCMVDILGRAGLLMEAFDFIDTMEIEPNAIIWRTLLGACRVHGDVELGRRANEQLLKMRKDESGDYVLLSNIYASQGEWDGVQKVRKLMDDGGVKKEAGRSLIDTDNTFNAFLLDSKPKFVEGN from the coding sequence AAGCCAAAATCTAAGTCTTCATGCCTTTCTGATCGTCAAATGACAAATGACAGTAGCTTCAACCGCTTTCAAAGGTCTAGTTTATGGCAGAAATGCACCAGCTTTCGTACTTTGAAGCAATTTCATGCCTTTCTGATCGTCAATGGCCTTAATTCAAGCACATCTGCACTCAGAGAACTCATTTTCGTCAGTGCAATAGCTGTTTCTGGAACAATAAATTATGCCCACCAACTGTTCGCCCAAATTACTGAACCGGATATCTTCTTGTGGAACACCATGATCAGGGGTTCGGCTCAGAGCTTGAAGCCTGCAACTGCTGTTTCTCTTTATACCCAGATGGAAAATCGTGGAGTTAGGCCTGATAAATTTACCTTCTCGTTTGTACTCAAGGCCTGCACTAAGCTTTCATGGGTTAAGTTGGGATTCGGGATTCATGGGAAGGTTCTGAAGTTTGGgtttcaatccaataaatttgTAAGGAATACTCTTATTTGTTTCCATGCTAATTGTGGCGATTTGGCCACTGCAAGATTACTTTTTGACGCTTCTGCTAAAAGGGATGTCGTGCCTTGGTCAGCTTTGACAACAGGCTATGCAAGAAGGGGGGAACTGGATGCTGCACGACAGTTGTTTGATGAAATGCCCATGAAAGACTTGGTCTCGTGGAATGTGATGATAACAGCATATGCAAAGCTTGGGGAGGTGGAGAAGGCAAAGGAACTGTTTGATGAAGCTCCAAAGAAAGATGTCGTGACTTGGAATGCGATGATTGCAGGATACGTGCTTTCTAAATTGAACAAGCAGGCCTTGGAGATGTTTGATGCAATGAGAGATATGGGACAGAGGCCAGACGATGTAACAATGTTGAGTATCTTATCTGCTTCTGCTGATCTGGGAGATTTGGAAATTGGAAAGAAGATACATCGTACCATTTTCAACATGTGCTGCGGAGATTTAAGTGTGCTTCTTGGCAATGCACTGATAGACATGTATGCCAAGTGTGGAAGCATTGAGAATGCTTTGGAAGTTTTTCAAGGGATGAGAAACAAAGATACCACCTCGTGGAATTCAATAATAGGAGGTTTGGCTTTCCATGGACATGCTGAGGAGTCGATAAATCTATTTCAAGAAATGCTCAGGTTGAAAATGAGGCCAAATGAAATCACGTTTGTTGGTGTGTTGGTTGCTTGTAGCCATGCTGGGAAAGTACAAGAAGGGCGAATGTACTTCAATCTTATGAAAAAGACGTACAAAATTGAGGCCAATATCAAGCATTATGGATGTATGGTAGACATATTGGGACGTGCCGGGCTATTGATGGAAGCATTTGATTTTATAGACACGATGGAGATTGAACCTAATGCCATCATTTGGAGAACACTACTTGGGGCCTGTAGAGTTCATGGAGATGTTGAATTGGGAAGGCGCGCAAATGAGCAATTACTCAAAATGAGGAAGGATGAGAGTGGGGATTATGTACTCCTCTCTAACATATATGCATCACAAGGTGAGTGGGATGGAGTCCAGAAAGTGCGGAAGTTGATGGATGATGGTGGGGTGAAAAAGGAGGCAGGTCGTAGCCTGATTGACACAGATAACACCTTTAATGCTTTCTTGTTGGACTCAAAGCCCAAATTTGTAGAAGGCAATTGA